A genomic region of Oncorhynchus mykiss isolate Arlee chromosome 16, USDA_OmykA_1.1, whole genome shotgun sequence contains the following coding sequences:
- the calcoco2 gene encoding calcium-binding and coiled-coil domain-containing protein 2, producing MESVESAANMELSTTFSQVVFQEIPHSYAPNIAVTCSYTLTAAIQQNPRDWVGIFKVGWSTTKDYYTFVWIEPSLDLIKQDANKKQVLFSAYYLPKDDAEFYQFCYIDSNGQVRGASTPFCFKTSGEQSTDGSLENDLLVITTQEKVEQREREKEEMVMELGQLKEQNEILRGVLKEQQQEIDCLKLSNEELYKADLEKQQQKSREHEQLTQKAKSMEDSRKGQEEQVVQSEREKEELAMELGQLKEQNETLTRALKEQQQEIDRLKESKEELAQVVSKLEQQQQNAREHEELTQKDKSMDESHTGQESLTPICEKYERALSKIKQLKKELEELKEKVEVQSVEIAQLSPSLRDFEQESYRLKDHIQLLQVDLQSSEKEKAKLSVELRKLRGLTLDLDDLKTENKALHRSLSEQGHQPQQEMVDSDLKVQYQALLGQLQEARTQLHQELQASNNTRRRAEQAEGELVKVNECTNIIVMRSTQAEQKSRKLEIQLLEFHRLIEEKESMAEIAKVEKEELSRENQDLKRNVERLRKEFADIQVAPVSMQHPNPYGSSTDPTPTEEQQQDTLAASLHFGNPYETPGPATNAEELSLTCRHCHECFPGITPNELELHEDSHRVCPFCTLICDGMEQTKYEEHVYSHEV from the exons ATGGAGAGCGTCGAAAGTGCAGCCAACATGGAATTGTCAACAACCTTTTCCCAGGTTGTATTTCAGGAAATCCCCCACTCCTACGCGCCAAATATTGCCGTGACTTGCAGCTACACTCTGACAGCAGCCATTCAACAGAACCCCAGAGACTGGGTGGGGATATTCAAG GTGGGCTGGAGCACCACAAAAGATTATTACACATTTGTGTGGATAGAACCATCATTGGATCTGATAAAACAGGATGCAAACAAAAAACAAGTGCTTTTTAGTG CATACTACTTGCCAAAGGATGATGCAGAGTTCTATCAGTTCTGCTATATTGATAGCAACGGCCAAGTGAGAGGAGCCAGCACCCCCTTCTGCTTTAAAACCTCAGGGGAACAAAGCACAGACGGCAGCCTGGAAAACGACCTCTTGGTCATCACAACACAG GAAAAGGTAGAGCAacgtgagagggagaaagaagagatgGTCATGGAGTTGGGGCAACTGAAAGAGCAAAATGAGATTTTGAGAGGAGTCCTGAAGGAGCAACAGCAAGAGATTGATTGCCTCAAG TTGTCTAACGAGGAACTATACAAGGCAGACCTGGAGAAGCAGCAGCAGAAGTCAAGAGAGCATGAACAACTGACACAGAAAGCTAAATCAATGGAAGACTCACGCAAAGGACAGGAG GAACAGGTGGTGCaaagtgagagggagaaagaagagctGGCCATGGAGTTGGGGCAACTGAAAGAGCAAAATGAGACTCTGACACGTGCCCTAAAGGAGCAACAGCAAGAGATTGACCGCCTCAAG GAATCTAAAGAGGAACTTGCACAGGTAGTGAGCAAACTGGAGCAACAGCAACAGAATGCTAGAGAGCATGAAGAACTGACACAGAAGGACAAATCAATGGATGAATCACACACAGGACAGGAG TCTCTGACTCCTATTTGTGAGAAATATGAACGAGCATTGAGCAAGATCAAACAGCTGAAGAAGGAGCTAGAGGAGTTGAAAGAAAAGGTTGAGGTTCAAAGTGTGGAGATTGCACA GCTGAGTCCAAGCCTCAGAGATTTTGAGCAGGAGTCTTACAGACTGAAGGATCACATTCAGCTTCTACAG GTGGATCTCCAGAGCAGTGAGAAAGAGAAGGCAAAGCTTTCTGTGGAGCTGCGCAAACTGCGTGGTCTCACACTTGACCTGGATGACTTGAAGACGGAGAACAAGGCCTTACACAGAAGCCTGTCAGAGCAGGGGCACCAGCCACAGCAGGAGATGGTGGACAGTGATTTGAAG GTGCAATACCAAGCTCTTCTTGGCCAGCTGCAGGAGGCTCGGACACAGTTGCACCAGGAGCTGCAGGCTTCCAACAACACACGCAGACGTGCAGAGCAAGCAGAGGGGGAACTGGTGAAGGTCAATGAGTGCACGAATATCATAGTCATGAGGTCTACACAGGCGGAGCAGAAAAGCAGAAAACTAGAG ATACAACTTTTAGAGTTCCACAGACTCATTGAGGAGAAAGAAAGCATGGCAGAGATCGCTAAAGTAGAGAAAGAGGAGTTGTCCAGAGAAAATCAG GATCTCAAAAGAAATGTTGAGAGACTTCGCAAGGAGTTTGCTGACATCCAGGTTGCTCCAGTGTCCATGCAGCATCCCAACCCTTATGGCTCTTCAACTGACCCCACCCCCACTGAGGAGCAGCAGCAAGATACACTGGCTGCCTCTCTCCACTTTGGGAACCCTTATGAGACCCCAG